The sequence TCACATGCCACTAATGGCTGCTCCAAGCTGATGGCCACATGAGCTTCCTTCTAATTTTAACAGCATACATGCTGTATAAAAATTGTATACCTCAAAACAAGTCTgaggaaacttttttttatctAGAAGGGTCATGGAATTGATGATTGACATTCAAATTTCAACATCTGGAAGCCTTTTGGGTGGGACCAACTAAAGCAAGTGCATTCCTTAGGTGGACCCCTTCCCAGGCCCCAGTggtgtgtgagaaaaaaaatattgtagttttCAGTTCTTTCAGCTGTGGTTTTGTTGAAATCTGAATAGGAAATGGCTTCATATTCTACAATGGACAAAAATTATTgataaataatagttattgtagGCACAAAGTAATTTATTGGTCTAATTTTGTATGGGCATAGACTGAttccataaatggcgaccaataaattattgttcttttgtttatgtgctaatTAGACCAACTAGTCTTGTTgtaaaggaacatttcttttgtattttgtccttgctaacGAGGCAATTTGGTCTAATTAGCATAAAGACAGTAGCATATTTTTTTTAGCAGTCATTTATGTAATCGGTCTATGACTTCTTTGATATCATGGGAAATATTAATACATAGGTTAAATGCAGTAGTCTGCTGGCCGTGGACAGCTGGTACATCTACCTAGCTAGCACTGGGCAGACTGCTATGAATGTGTTGTTAAAATGAAGGGAGGAAAACAGACCTAATCACACCATATAAACACTTGTGTTACCCTACTGACCGTGTGGGAAGTTAAGATTTTAGCAGACAAATTTACTTGAATGAACTCAGAGCAAGCTGGTTTTTGTTACCCAAAACATATGTATATAGCATCTGTTGGATTTGTAAAGTGGAAGTTCATGGTTAAAAGTAACATTGTGCTGATGCTTCGGTTTGGGGGGAGGTTGTGGACGTAATATGtcaaaaacaaggaagaatgtttcatcagatatctgATGAGACACTCTTTTGAGTATTAGATATAAATTCTCaaattcttagagaaattcaaagcaaaagttcaccaaagtttatgataattaggatcacacaTGCAAACCTCATTCACGGTACTGATTTCCTTGATTTTCTCTATATGAATTATTCATGATTTGAGAAATGTGTATGATAGACATTTAAAAATGCAACAGcagcaatatttttaatttctgaaagcAGGGGATATTTTATGCTTGTCAAACAAAGCAAGTTTTCATGGTTCACATATCTATGTGTACTGATTCTTTCATTAGACATCTTGACTGGTTAATAACTTCTAGGTTCACTCAAAACCTGTGTCCCCCATTAACCCTTAAAGAATTACCAAGAGTAAAAGAATGGATTTTCCTTTCATGAAAAGTGTACTGTTGATCAGCAATCTTCCTCCTCTTCCCATCCATCGATATGAGGGAGGGTGGAATTATCACTCATATTTTGTCTGCTTCTCTCTTTGctgcaattattttaagaaTGGGTTTTCTCGTAGAGAATGTAATGGTGAGGACTTCGTAACCTGCAGGTACCACTGCTAAAATTATGTTTATACATAATTTGCTGCCTTTTGATCAAAACACAGGTCAAATTGAGATAAACCAGTGGCCTATGATAGTTACTTCAaataaacccatggaaaaaccCCTAGTAAGAGAAGACCAAGCTTAAACATATGAGGAGAACCAATATCATCCTTCAACCCTCACGATATCCTGATGAGacgctttgtttgttttggtgtAGCTTAAAAggcaaaataatatttcctcTTTTGTTCATTGATTCATACTACGCCGGGTTTGACTGCTTTCTGTGGCTACAGGTTTGCATTTCACATTTCTAAGGAAATGCGACAAACAGAGGTTTATGAAACGAAATAAGTTGGCTGATTTTAACCAATACACTCCTCACACTTCAGCGTTTATGCACTCTTCGACTCCCAGACCGATCACCTTCGTTCTTTATAGACTACGAAGACTACGATAAAATTAGATGTTGCATCGAACTTATAGAACAAAAATCTTGATTGGACAAATTTCGCCTTGTGGCCTTTCCATTTCCAAGTTGGCCAATTGCATTCTCGAATAGAAATTCTTTCCCCGACCTCGATTTCAcgaaagaataattgttaaccaACGCCCCTGGAACACCGGATTCTTGTTGCAAGAGTTGAATTTTTCGTGGAAGGGAAGCACGAGTGGTTGAAACACACTTAATTCCTCCATAACTGAAACGTGTTGAATTCGTTTCCTGGTAAGTATGATGTTTCTTTGATACTAAAGTGCTTTATGCAGCGTGTTTTTTAGGCGAGAGAAATTCGACTTGCTGGATTGGGTATCTCTCTTTCCACACGCACTTTCCGAAATGTATTAATTCATCTGACAGTTTTTGCGAACCTTACTGAGGAGATTGACCGAGTTTAAAGAGCTGAAGCCGGCAGAGCTAAAAGAATCAAACCCGAATCATTTTGGTGGTAATTCTTATTTTGTCTTGTATGCTTTCGCAATTCCATCGTTATTTTTTTCATCCGACTGATTGATTCTTCAGTCAAGATCAGATTCCAGAGTTGTGAAACTTCCATTCATCGAATTCAAACATTGTTTAAGTTTAATACTGTTGAATCATTGCTGTTGTATTGCAGCTTACTGACTTTTGTATATGAGGGTATTTGCCGAATAATGGAAAGAAGTCTTGAAAGCGTAATTTCGAAGAAACAACATCGAACTGGAGATCGCAGTTTTGTCAGCGAGTAATTCAGTTGTGCTCTATTTGAGGGGAATATGCAGCAAATTTTTCTCCCTAACTCGAAAACATTGTTATATTTTAAAGGGTCTCCTGAAACATGTCTAGACAAGACATTTTTTTGTTGGTGTTTGTCAAAACCTTATCCTGTTCGTCAATCATTTGCAGGCATTATAACAAGACCAAGAAAATCATAGAAGCTTTTATACTCTCCTGAAAAATGCAAACCATTAAGTGTGTTGTGGTTGGCGATGGTGCTGTAGGAAAAACTTGTCTACTAATATCTTACACAACAAATAAATTTCCAAGCGAATATGTACCAACGGTAAGTCTgcgttttgaaaatattatgctCAAGTATTCCATTAGGTTTATTATATCTTCCTCAGTTGCTGGTGTTAAAGTAATAGATAACCCGTTTTCTCAAAATTTATTTACATCaagtttaattttgttctgCCAGATTTTAAGCATGTCGAAAATCATCAACAAGGTACAAGATTGTTCATAACTTTATTGATGAATTTCGAGCCACCAGCATACTAAGGAACCATGataaatgcaaatgaaaaggtTTCGAATTTCAGTAATTCGTTTAATGAAGAATTCATATTGGCCTTATCTAAGAGCCGCTCATTTTGTAGTGAAGTGTTTTAGTGTGCACGTGTTGGAACAGAAGTGCTGCTGTCAAAAAATAACACTGTGAGAAATGAGGGAACAACATGATTGTGCCAATTGATTATTTGATTTTTGCCGTCTTCATGTTTTCTTAATGTTGTTATGGAAAAGCAACCCTAGAAAAGCTATTACACAAATAAACATGAATGTGTAGAGCTGTTATTGTTTCTCGTATATCATGGAGAGACATGTGTTAAAGAAACCTTGCTGTCTGTCCCTTATCAGCTTTTAGGTGCCTTGAATAGTTCCATAATAGCATGAAGTTTGTAATTCTACCTCCAAATTTTTCTGTGGTCGTGGCATGAAAGTGATTTTGTTAAGAGCTAGTTTTCCACAGTTGTTTTATTTCCTTCAAGAAATCTGAAGAACAGTGTTTCTGGTGATAAAGTATTTCTTTATTTCCAAATTcaatgttttgcaaattttttgAATGATTGTGTTGCGCAAATTGGTGACAAGTTTGTCAATGGAAAGTACCATTTGTCTAAAAggggaaaattcaaatttggatAGTGGATTTCAAGGTGAACTATTCATTTCGGCTAGTGGCCTTTCTGAGTAATCCTGGGTACAGAGCTGAGTGGACGACATCTACTGAAGATAAAATTAAACTTTAGCATTCAGTTAAAGGGAAAGGAGtgatattgttattgttgttgttgctgtaaaTTAAGAGTGGGTTCATTACTCAAGGAAGGAGCTTTATGCAATTATATTAACTGCAATCTATGTCCCTTCGGTTGCCACTACTATCAATTCTCCTTGGCTGATTTGTTGCCCAGATCAAATGAATGTGACCAGGGGAGAAGTATTTTTGTCTTGGGAAATAAGCCTATCATCAGCCAGTAAGTTTAAAAGTTAGCGGTGATCCCTGGTCTTGTCAAGTCCCTGATGTAGTCCATTATATAAGGCTGTGACATGCCGACTGTGTTAATGTTAAAATTGATGGAAGAAACAGACCCAAGCAATGTGTTGCAAGCACTAGTAATTCTAGCACTGACATTGACTTGTTATATAAATCTCTCACAAATGGCATGTCTGTTAAAAACTATTTACGTTATGTGAGAATACTTTGTGAAGATtatctgcttttctttttttgtccaTGTATTTTTGATGAGAGATTCTATTGCAAAAGGGACTGAAGATATCtttctgtttattttcaaaGGTGTTTGATAATTATGCTGTTACAGTGATGATTGGCGGCGAACCTTACACATTAGGATTATTTGATACGGCAGGTTAGTTCATGGATGGTGGTAAAGATTTCACATTCATTGCTATTCATGGTGCCGCTctctgaaaataattattttttaatactcaaggaaatgtggtagagcAGGTGAAATTGTGGATAACAGCCTACTTAAAGTGATGAAGAAACCAGGGCTTGGCAAATCTTACTGCtatgtatatatttaacaagtgaagggtttagtttcaaaagaaactggatGCTGTGTTGGAagggaagtgaaaaaaaaacaaacgctTGGTATCAAAAGGATTGGTGAAGGCCAAATTACCTCTGGAAAAGGATTTCTCAtttatccttacaccacgggaacacagaaaagccgcaaaaatctcgaacaaaaattcatttttcaactgggttcACTCTCTCCACATGGAATTAAAGaatgcctctcattccactaatttattcacaaattcatgtgaccatatttctgccaatggcaaagctcctctacactctcatataaaccacaacaacccacagttcctctattcgctctgacgaagggccaacgctcgaaacgtcagctttctaaatctttcacggtggtaattaaacctttatcaactcatttgataaaaccaaatttttgtttttatctctgGAAAGGTTTCATAGCTTATGTTTTGGGTGTGAGTCCTCCATCAGAGCATTAGGGTCATTAGCTTTTGAAACTAAAGTGGCTGCAATTTTGAGCCATTTATTgcgatgttttgtttttttgtaaaattcattaaataGAAATGACATGGTGCTTGTTTTCTGAATTTGCAGGTCAAGAAGACTATGACAGATTAAGACCCCTCTCATATCCTCAGACAGATGTGTTTCTTGTGTGTTTTTCAGTAGTTTCACCGGCTTCGTttgaaaatgtaaaagaaaaggTGAATATTCATGTGacttatttctttgtatttcCTACCATGGGCATTCACATTTCATCAAAGAGGCCATGTTGCTGTCCCATAGCCATGCTTGggcaattgaaggggtgtgtggaataaggccttaagtgacttttgatgcaatgtcaaattctcctcatcattcacaactgtatacaagaaaatttggaaggagaatctggtaatttatcagaagtcacttaaggcttttctccaggcacccctgcaattgtttttGAAACAAATTTCTCAAGCTTAAAAGCATGGTGCTCAATCGTGTGCCAAATTGTCTGGGAACCAAGTAAAGCCCTTGGCTTGGCTGTGAGTTGTTAAGGGCTCCTGAGTCATGGAGCTTCC is a genomic window of Acropora muricata isolate sample 2 chromosome 8, ASM3666990v1, whole genome shotgun sequence containing:
- the LOC136926083 gene encoding cell division control protein 42 homolog, producing MQTIKCVVVGDGAVGKTCLLISYTTNKFPSEYVPTVFDNYAVTVMIGGEPYTLGLFDTAGQEDYDRLRPLSYPQTDVFLVCFSVVSPASFENVKEKWVPEITHHCPKTPFLLVGTQVDLRDDAGTVEKLSKNKQKPLAVEGAEKLSRELKAVKYVECSALTQKGLKNVFDEAILAALEPPEQPKKRKCVLL